GAGAACCGCGGGCTCGGGAGGTCCCGTCCGAGGCTGCGGGTCGTCCCCCAGGTGAACGCGCCCGAGAGGAAGAAGATCGTGAAAAACAGCGCGAGCAGGACGCCGTGGCCGGTCAGCACGGAGTAGTAGTCGCTCGACTCGATCACGCCGCGGAAGACGTTCGTCCGGTGGAGCGCCTGGACGATCCCGAGCACTGCCCCGACCAGCAGGGCGCTGAACGAGACGCCGAAACACAGGCGGGTGATCCGCGCGGCCGACGGGTACTGGTCGACGAACGCGAGCCGGTCACCGGCCGTCAGCTCGGCCTGTTCGGCGGCCTCGTTCGTTCGCTCGTCGTGTGCGTGGGCCATCGTCACTGCACCTCCGTGCTCGCGTCGAACTCGGACTGGGGGACCACTTCGAGCGTCCCGGCCATGTCGTGGTGGCCCTCGCCGCAGTACTCGTTACAGACGAGCCCGTACTCACGTGGCTCGTCGAACTCGGCGGTGACGGTGGCCTTCTGGCCTGGGATCGCCATCGTGTTGATGTTCGTGCCCGCGACCTCGAAGCCGTGGAGCACGTCGACGCTAGCCACGTGGAACGTCACGGTGCTACCGGCCGGGACGCGGATCGGCTCGCCGGTGCCGGGGACGAACGCGAACCGCCGCGTCTCCACGTAGACGTCGTAGTGGTCGGGTTCGCTCCCCTCGTAGACGCCGGGGTCGCGGAAGCTCTCGCTCGCGGCCGGATCCGTCGAGTCGACCTGACCGCCCTCGGCGTCGACCATCCCGTAGCCCGCGACGGCGGCCCCGTAGGTGACCGTCCCGACGAACAGGACGATCATGCCGAGTGCGGCGACCAGCCAGATCCGCTCGAACCTGTGGACGTGCATCTCAGCCCACCACCGTCGGTCCGTTGCCGAGGAACTCCACGAAGTACATGAACAGCCAGGTCAGCGTGACGACCAGGAAGTAGACGGCCAACAGCGCCGCCGTCCCAACGGGGTCGAACGCGTCGTGGTCGACCGATTCGGTCTCGGCTTGTGCCACCTCGGACTCGTACATCGGCCCGCCGCGAGTACCGGCGACCGCTGCCCGCTCGCCGGCACCAGCGGTCTCCGTTCGCGCCCCGTCGAACGACGGCTCCGGCGGCGTCCGCCACCCGTAGTAGTACACGGCTCCCGCAGCGAGCGCGGTGACGAGTGCGCTCACGGCCGTCACGGCCAGGAGCGACCCGCCACCCGCTGCGGTCGCGAGCACGGTATCGACTTCAAAACCCTTCATACTGGGTGTCGTTCGACCCCGGTCAATTGTAGCCTGGCTTGTCGCAGGACAACCGACGATCGGCCGACGTGGCGGTTGTCGCGGGACAAGCCGGCGCTTATGTTTCGGGGTTCCCTCGAACGGTGACACCCCAGTGGCGGTCGGTGCGGTCCGGCGGCCACCGAACAGCAATGACCGGACGCACGACACGACCAGAGCGGTCGGACGCGCTCGTCTCCCCCGAGTGGGTCGACGAGCGGCTGCCCGCGGCCCGCTCGGACGACCCGTCGTTGCGACTCGTCGAGGTGGACCTGAACACCGGGTTCTACGACGAGGGCCACCTCCCGGGGGCGGTCGGGCTCGACTGGCGGTCGGACTTGCGACACGACCGACGTCGGGACGTCCCGTCGGCGCGAGCGTTCGCGGACCTCCTCGGCGACATCGGCATCACCGAGGAGACGACGGTCGTCGCCTACGGCGACAACGCAAACTGGTTCGCCGCGCACTTCTACTGGCTGTTGACCTACTACGGCCACGACGACGCGTACCTGCTCGACGGGGGGCGCGAACACTGGGTCGAGTCGGACCGGCCGACTACGACCGAGGTCCCGTCGTTCGACTCGCGCGCGTACCGGGCGGCCGGTCCGTACGAGCACGTCCGCGCGTACCGCGACGACGTGGCGCGGGCGGTCGACGACCGGACGGCGCTGGTCGACGTGCGGCTGCCCGAGGAGTTCGACGGGACCGTCGTCGCACCGCCCGGGATGGACGAGTTCGCCCAGCGCGGCGGGCACGTCCCCGGCGCGGTCAACGTCGTCTGGTCGGAGAACGTCGCGCCCGACGGTCGGTTCAAATCCCGAGCCGAACTCGAGGCGATCTACCGCGACCGCGGCGTCACGCCCGACCGGAGCGTCGTCGTCTACTGCCGCATCGGCGAGCGCTCGTCGCTGACGTGGTTCGTCCTCTCGGAGTTGCTCGGGTACCCGTCGGTCCGCAACTACGACGGCTCGTGGACCGAGTGGGGCAATCTGGTCGACGCTCCCATCGAGACCGGCCGGCCCGGCTCGGGTGAGCGGGACGGTTAGCCGTCGACCGGACGCGTCGAGTTGAGAACCACGAGGAGGCTGCTTGTCGCCATCGCGACGGCGGCGAACAGGGGGTTGAGGACGCCGGCGACGGCCAGCGGGAGCGCGACCGCGTTGTACAGGAACGCCCAGCCGAGGTTCTCGCGGACGCGGCGGCGGGTCCCTTCGGTCGTCGCGAAGGTGGCGGGCAACGGGGTCAGCGAGTCGCGGGTGACGACGACGTCGGCGGCGTCGACGGCCAGGCGCGTCCCCCGCTCCATCGCGATGCCCAGGTCGGCGGCAGCCAGCGCCGGCGCGTCGTTGCTCCCGTCGCCGACCATCGCGACCGGCCCCTCGGCCGCGAGGCGGTCGACGACCGCGGCCTTCGCCTCCGGCGGGACGCCGGCGAACACCTCGTCCACGTCCGGGTGGGTCTCGAACCGTCGCGCGGCCGCCCGGTCGTCGCCGGTGATCACGACGACCCGCCTGTCGGCGGCCAGGTCGCCCACGACCGTCTCCCAGTCGTCGCGCACCTCGTCGCCGACGACGACCGCGCCGCGGACGCGGCCGTCCCAGCCGACGTAGCTCGGGACGGCGTCGGCCGGTGCGTCCGCGTAGGCGAGCGCCACGTCCTCCGGGACCGCCCAGCCGCGCTCGTCGAACAGCGCGGCGTCGCCGACGAGGACGCGCCGGTCGCCCACGGTCGCCTCGACGCCCTGTCCGGGGTGCGTCTCGAAGTCGGCCACGGCGGCGTCGGGGAGCGTCCCGGTCGCGACGACCGCCTCGGCGACGGGGTGAGTCGCGAACTGCTCGACCGCGGCCGCCAGCGCCAGGGTCTCCTCGTGACCCACGACCTCGCGGACGGTCATCGATCCGGTCGTCAAGGTGCCGGTCTTGTCGAAGGCGACCGTCTCGACCTCGGGGGCCGTCTCCAGCGCCGAGCTGTCGGTGATGACGACGCCCGCCGCGAGGGCGTCGCGGATGCCGGCCACGACGGCCATCGGGGTGGCCAGCCCGAGCGCGCAGGGACAGGAGACGACGAGAACGGTCAGTCCGGTCAACAGGACGGCCGTCGGTGCCGACCCCAGCAGGAGGTGGACGACGGTCGTGCCGACCGCGAGGAGGAAGACCAGCGGGACGAACGCCGCGGCGATACGGTCGACGAGCCGCTGCGCTCCCGGAGACCCGCTCTGGACGGCCCACAGCGTCTCGACGAGACGGTCTGCGGTGCTGGTCGGGTCCGGGTCGGCGCGGACCACGAGGCCGCCGTCGGTGACGGTCCCGCCGCCGACCACTTCGTCGCCGGACTCCTTCGAGACGGGCAGCGACTCGCCGGTGACCAGCGACTCGTCGACGGCCGCCGTGCCCTCGGCGACGGTGCCGTCGACGGGGACGCGCTCGCCCTCGCGGACGACGAGTTCGTCGCCGCCCGCCACCGCGTCGCGCGCGACGGATTCGGTCCCTCCAGCCGTCCGACGTCGAGCCGTGTCGACTCGCTCCTCGGCCGCCTCGGAGAGCCGCCCGGTCGCCCGCCGCCGGACGCGGTCGCGGTAGTAGTCGCCGACCGTCACCGCGAGCACGACCACGACGGCCACGTCGAAGTAGAGATCCGTGTGGCCCAGAGTCAACGCGAGCGTGCTGTAGGCGTAGGCGGTGACCGCCGCGACGGCGACCAGGAGGTCCATGTTCGGCTCGCGGACCCGCAGGCTCACGGCGGCGCCCCGGAGCAGTGGCGCACCAGTGTAGCCGACGACGACCGTCGCCATCGCCCACACGTTCGCGAAGAGGAACCCGCCGGCCGGCCCGTCGAGGTCGACCAGCAGCGAGTCGGGCGCGACGCCGAGGTAGACGGGGTAGAGAAAGAGGACGTACCACGCCATGATCATCATCCCGAAGAAGCCGCCGACCAGCAGGCGCCCGACCGTCTCCTGGTCGTCGTCGCCGGCCTCGCCGCCGGTCGGCGCCGCCTCGTAGCCGTAGTCGGAGACGCCGTCGGCGACGGCCCCCTCGTCGGTCAGGTCGTCGTCGTAGACGACGCGCATCATCCCCGAGGTGTAGCTCGCTTCGGCCGCTCGCACGCCGGCCGCGTC
This DNA window, taken from Halosimplex litoreum, encodes the following:
- a CDS encoding cytochrome c oxidase subunit II yields the protein MHVHRFERIWLVAALGMIVLFVGTVTYGAAVAGYGMVDAEGGQVDSTDPAASESFRDPGVYEGSEPDHYDVYVETRRFAFVPGTGEPIRVPAGSTVTFHVASVDVLHGFEVAGTNINTMAIPGQKATVTAEFDEPREYGLVCNEYCGEGHHDMAGTLEVVPQSEFDASTEVQ
- a CDS encoding cytochrome oxidase, with the translated sequence MYESEVAQAETESVDHDAFDPVGTAALLAVYFLVVTLTWLFMYFVEFLGNGPTVVG
- a CDS encoding sulfurtransferase; the protein is MTGRTTRPERSDALVSPEWVDERLPAARSDDPSLRLVEVDLNTGFYDEGHLPGAVGLDWRSDLRHDRRRDVPSARAFADLLGDIGITEETTVVAYGDNANWFAAHFYWLLTYYGHDDAYLLDGGREHWVESDRPTTTEVPSFDSRAYRAAGPYEHVRAYRDDVARAVDDRTALVDVRLPEEFDGTVVAPPGMDEFAQRGGHVPGAVNVVWSENVAPDGRFKSRAELEAIYRDRGVTPDRSVVVYCRIGERSSLTWFVLSELLGYPSVRNYDGSWTEWGNLVDAPIETGRPGSGERDG
- a CDS encoding heavy metal translocating P-type ATPase encodes the protein MAECTLCGLPTPDSPHAADDVEGDFCCRGCLEVARTLDEAPAEADPDALDGGPAVDEVDGERAYLDVSGMHCATCESFLEATATDAAGVRAAEASYTSGMMRVVYDDDLTDEGAVADGVSDYGYEAAPTGGEAGDDDQETVGRLLVGGFFGMMIMAWYVLFLYPVYLGVAPDSLLVDLDGPAGGFLFANVWAMATVVVGYTGAPLLRGAAVSLRVREPNMDLLVAVAAVTAYAYSTLALTLGHTDLYFDVAVVVVLAVTVGDYYRDRVRRRATGRLSEAAEERVDTARRRTAGGTESVARDAVAGGDELVVREGERVPVDGTVAEGTAAVDESLVTGESLPVSKESGDEVVGGGTVTDGGLVVRADPDPTSTADRLVETLWAVQSGSPGAQRLVDRIAAAFVPLVFLLAVGTTVVHLLLGSAPTAVLLTGLTVLVVSCPCALGLATPMAVVAGIRDALAAGVVITDSSALETAPEVETVAFDKTGTLTTGSMTVREVVGHEETLALAAAVEQFATHPVAEAVVATGTLPDAAVADFETHPGQGVEATVGDRRVLVGDAALFDERGWAVPEDVALAYADAPADAVPSYVGWDGRVRGAVVVGDEVRDDWETVVGDLAADRRVVVITGDDRAAARRFETHPDVDEVFAGVPPEAKAAVVDRLAAEGPVAMVGDGSNDAPALAAADLGIAMERGTRLAVDAADVVVTRDSLTPLPATFATTEGTRRRVRENLGWAFLYNAVALPLAVAGVLNPLFAAVAMATSSLLVVLNSTRPVDG